From the genome of Motilibacter aurantiacus, one region includes:
- the treY gene encoding malto-oligosyltrehalose synthase, with product MAAASSSESSGRHLPAAGKPVPRSTYRLQLNPSWGFGDLAEQAGYLAALGVSHAYLSPILQAAPGSQHGYDVVDHSRLNEELGGAAAFSRLREALGEAGLGMVVDVVPNHMAVPTPETLNGALWSVLRDGPRSPYASWFDVDWSVESHAVLMPVLGKRIGEALDDGEITLDPEGGPGGEPVLRYYDHVFPVRQGTEDLPLDRLVDRQWYRLAYWRVADEELNYRRFFDIDTLAGLRVEKEEVFAETHAVLVSLLREGGIDGLRIDHPDGLADPRDYLRRLERATEGAWVVVEKITEGHESLPDDWPTAGTTGYDALLRAGGVFVDPDGAPALRTLHSELTGLPEDFSEVVAEAKRWVVEHGLYAEVARLVEVAAAVCADDVHLRDHTRRGLREAVVELLVAFPVYRAYVVPGEEPHPDSVRVVEEAAAAAREQLPEERHATLDLVRDLVLGRLGRGRRLDEFVTRFQQTCGPVMAKGVEDTAFYRWHPLVSLNEVGGDPSRFGVEAQEWHEWCAGQQRDWPLAMTTLSTHDTKRSEDVRARLAVLSELPEAWAGAVTEWRALAAKHRSDVGWPDAATEYLLWQIVVGAWPISADRLTAYLEKATREAKVHTTWTEPDERYDTDVKTFAEAVIGDPGITQSVEAFVERLAPYFRVNVLGQKLLQLTMPGVPDVYQGTELVDLSLVDPDNRRPVDYAARRELLAALDDGTPAEGLDAEKLLVVSRTLRLRAERPESFGASGAYTPLATTSPHAVGFVRGDDVAVVVTRLGAGLERAGGWDAETASLPAGQWVDRLTGRTFPGGDVRLSDLLASLPVALLARTASAE from the coding sequence ATGGCGGCTGCGTCGTCCTCGGAGTCCAGCGGCCGGCACCTGCCCGCCGCTGGCAAGCCGGTCCCGCGCTCGACGTACCGGCTGCAGCTCAACCCGTCGTGGGGGTTCGGCGACCTCGCCGAGCAGGCGGGCTACCTCGCCGCGCTCGGGGTCTCCCACGCGTACCTCTCCCCGATCCTGCAGGCCGCGCCGGGCTCTCAGCACGGCTACGACGTGGTCGACCACAGCCGGCTCAACGAGGAGCTCGGAGGGGCGGCGGCGTTCTCGCGGCTGCGGGAGGCCCTCGGCGAGGCGGGCCTCGGCATGGTCGTCGACGTGGTCCCGAACCACATGGCGGTGCCGACCCCCGAGACGCTGAACGGCGCGCTCTGGTCGGTCCTGCGCGACGGCCCGCGCTCGCCCTACGCGTCGTGGTTCGACGTCGACTGGTCGGTCGAGTCGCACGCCGTGCTCATGCCGGTGCTCGGCAAGCGGATCGGCGAGGCGCTCGACGACGGCGAGATCACGCTCGACCCGGAGGGCGGGCCCGGCGGCGAGCCGGTGCTGCGCTACTACGACCACGTCTTCCCCGTGCGGCAGGGCACCGAGGACCTGCCGCTGGACCGGCTGGTCGACCGGCAGTGGTACCGCCTCGCCTACTGGCGGGTCGCGGACGAGGAGCTCAACTACCGGCGGTTCTTCGACATCGACACCCTGGCCGGGCTACGGGTGGAGAAGGAGGAGGTCTTCGCCGAGACCCACGCCGTCCTCGTCTCGCTGCTGCGCGAGGGCGGCATCGACGGGCTGCGCATCGACCACCCCGACGGGCTGGCCGACCCGCGCGACTACCTGCGCCGGCTCGAGCGGGCCACGGAGGGCGCGTGGGTCGTCGTCGAGAAGATCACCGAGGGCCACGAGTCCCTCCCCGACGACTGGCCCACGGCCGGCACCACCGGCTACGACGCGCTGCTCCGGGCCGGCGGCGTCTTCGTCGACCCGGACGGCGCCCCCGCCCTGCGCACCCTGCACTCCGAGCTCACCGGGCTCCCCGAGGACTTCTCCGAGGTCGTCGCGGAGGCCAAGCGCTGGGTGGTCGAGCACGGGCTGTACGCCGAGGTCGCCCGCCTGGTCGAGGTGGCCGCCGCGGTGTGCGCCGACGACGTGCACCTGCGCGACCACACCCGGCGCGGCCTCCGCGAGGCCGTCGTCGAGCTGCTCGTGGCCTTCCCGGTCTACCGGGCGTACGTCGTGCCCGGCGAGGAGCCGCACCCCGACAGCGTGCGGGTGGTCGAGGAGGCGGCCGCCGCGGCCCGCGAGCAGCTGCCCGAGGAGCGCCACGCGACGCTCGACCTGGTGCGCGACCTCGTGCTGGGCCGGCTGGGGCGGGGCCGCCGGCTCGACGAGTTCGTCACGCGCTTCCAGCAGACGTGCGGCCCCGTCATGGCCAAGGGCGTCGAGGACACCGCGTTCTACCGCTGGCACCCGCTCGTCTCGCTCAACGAGGTCGGCGGCGACCCGTCCCGCTTCGGGGTGGAGGCGCAGGAATGGCACGAGTGGTGCGCGGGGCAGCAGCGCGACTGGCCGCTGGCCATGACCACGCTGTCGACGCACGACACGAAGCGCTCGGAGGACGTGCGCGCGCGGCTCGCGGTGCTCAGCGAGCTGCCCGAGGCATGGGCAGGCGCGGTCACGGAGTGGCGGGCGCTGGCCGCGAAGCACCGTTCCGACGTCGGCTGGCCCGACGCCGCGACGGAGTACCTCCTCTGGCAGATCGTCGTCGGGGCCTGGCCGATCTCGGCCGACCGGCTGACGGCGTACCTCGAGAAGGCCACCCGCGAGGCCAAGGTGCACACCACCTGGACCGAGCCGGACGAGCGCTACGACACGGACGTCAAGACGTTCGCCGAAGCTGTGATTGGTGATCCGGGAATCACCCAATCGGTCGAGGCGTTCGTCGAGCGGCTCGCGCCGTACTTCCGCGTCAACGTGCTCGGCCAGAAGCTCCTGCAGCTGACCATGCCCGGCGTCCCCGACGTCTACCAGGGCACGGAGCTGGTCGACCTCTCGCTGGTCGACCCCGACAACCGGCGGCCGGTGGACTATGCGGCCCGCCGGGAGCTGCTTGCCGCTCTGGACGACGGGACACCTGCCGAGGGGCTGGACGCCGAGAAGCTGCTCGTGGTGTCGCGCACGCTGCGGCTGCGTGCCGAGCGGCCCGAGTCGTTCGGCGCCTCCGGCGCCTACACGCCACTGGCCACGACGTCGCCGCACGCCGTCGGGTTCGTACGCGGTGACGATGTCGCGGTCGTGGTGACGCGCCTCGGCGCGGGCCTCGAGCGCGCGGGCGGCTGGGACGCCGAGACCGCGTCGCTGCCTGCCGGGCAATGGGTGGACCGCCTCACCGGGCGCACCTTCCCGGGCGGGGACGTGCGCCTTTCCGACCTGCTGGCGAGCCTCCCGGTGGCACTGCTCGCGCGCACTGCGTCAGCAGAATGA
- a CDS encoding calcium-binding protein: MRTSVRWTVASVGLAALMSAAAPYSASASVGHLTDKGTLTCDGLKATIVGTSNAEFIVGTPGNDVIVAFGGNDTVHGLSGSDTICAGDGNDWVYGDKPSPAEWDGSNTIFGGAGHDTVFGGESNDSVDGGPGNDIVRGAGGSDALMGGIGNDHLVNGVGFDWADGGDGNDVLDAVAGGGADYVDLVYGSSGDDIIYADDGWANDQGRGGSGWDRCASDYPEAVLDCEDFA; encoded by the coding sequence ATGCGCACCTCTGTCCGTTGGACCGTCGCTTCCGTCGGCCTGGCCGCCCTGATGTCGGCCGCAGCGCCCTACAGCGCGTCCGCCTCCGTCGGCCACCTGACCGACAAGGGCACGCTCACCTGCGACGGGCTCAAGGCCACGATCGTGGGCACCTCGAACGCAGAGTTCATCGTCGGCACGCCCGGCAACGACGTGATCGTCGCCTTCGGCGGCAACGACACCGTGCACGGCCTCAGCGGCTCCGACACCATATGCGCCGGCGACGGCAACGACTGGGTCTACGGCGACAAGCCGTCGCCCGCGGAGTGGGACGGCTCCAACACGATCTTCGGCGGGGCCGGGCACGACACGGTCTTCGGCGGAGAGAGCAACGACAGCGTCGACGGCGGCCCGGGCAACGACATCGTCCGGGGCGCGGGCGGCTCGGACGCGCTCATGGGCGGGATCGGCAACGACCACCTGGTGAACGGCGTCGGCTTCGACTGGGCCGACGGCGGCGACGGCAACGACGTCCTCGACGCGGTGGCCGGCGGTGGCGCCGACTACGTGGACCTGGTCTACGGCAGCTCCGGCGACGACATCATCTACGCCGACGACGGCTGGGCCAACGACCAGGGCCGGGGCGGTAGCGGCTGGGACCGGTGCGCCTCGGACTACCCGGAGGCCGTCCTCGACTGCGAGGACTTCGCGTAG
- a CDS encoding calcium-binding protein has product MFSNSVRWTTLAATAMGAALSVLAPQAASAAVPPPPLTEMPAPQLPGPGDLVNFHFCDGKLATIVGTAGIDSIQGTPGNDVIVSLGGNDWVYGNGGADTICSGSGDDHVYGDDTTPVIDGLNRIFSGAGNDVVVGGGGSDVVSGGADHDYINGSDGADTLVGDGGNDQIYGEAGWDYADGGAGADTLDAASKDDGSYDYVYGGADNDLLRTKNGVAEDSGDGGTGLNGCRRDAGESLTNCQVWL; this is encoded by the coding sequence ATGTTCTCGAACTCTGTCCGCTGGACCACGCTCGCCGCCACCGCCATGGGCGCCGCCCTCTCGGTGCTCGCTCCCCAGGCCGCTTCCGCCGCGGTGCCCCCGCCACCGCTCACGGAGATGCCCGCTCCCCAGTTGCCCGGGCCGGGCGACCTGGTCAACTTCCACTTCTGTGACGGGAAGCTCGCCACCATCGTCGGAACCGCGGGCATCGACTCGATCCAGGGCACCCCGGGCAACGACGTCATCGTGTCGCTCGGCGGGAACGACTGGGTCTACGGCAACGGCGGCGCCGACACGATCTGCTCCGGTTCCGGCGACGACCACGTCTACGGCGACGACACCACGCCGGTCATCGACGGGCTCAACCGCATCTTCAGCGGCGCAGGCAACGACGTCGTCGTCGGCGGCGGCGGCTCGGACGTCGTCTCCGGAGGCGCCGACCACGACTACATCAACGGCTCCGACGGCGCCGACACGCTCGTCGGCGACGGCGGGAACGACCAGATCTACGGCGAGGCCGGGTGGGACTACGCCGACGGTGGCGCCGGCGCCGACACCCTCGACGCGGCGAGCAAGGACGACGGGTCCTACGACTACGTCTACGGCGGCGCGGACAACGACCTGCTCCGCACGAAGAACGGGGTCGCCGAGGACAGCGGCGACGGCGGCACGGGGCTCAACGGCTGCCGGCGTGACGCCGGCGAGTCGCTGACCAACTGCCAGGTGTGGCTCTGA
- a CDS encoding PPK2 family polyphosphate kinase has protein sequence MAKHTKTPAPSVSELLRLPPGERVDLAATDTRATPGISGGKGAAGAAQQELAERLAELQERLYASGRTGGERRLLLVLQGMDTSGKGGTVRHVLGQVDPQGVSITAFARPTEEELHHDFLWRVERRLPPAGAIGVFDRSHYEDVVAARVRGSVPQSTWGPRFDIINRWEEQLVERGLTLLKVFLHISPEESRRRLLARLDTPEKHWKFSPDDIDDWGRWDAYTEAYEDALRRCGTRTAPWFVVPADRKWYRNWAVTALLVEHLDGLGLGWPPATFDVAAERARLLAAG, from the coding sequence ATGGCGAAGCACACCAAGACCCCCGCACCGAGCGTCAGCGAGCTGCTGCGGCTGCCGCCGGGGGAGCGGGTCGACCTGGCGGCCACGGACACGCGGGCCACCCCCGGCATCTCGGGCGGCAAGGGCGCGGCCGGCGCCGCCCAGCAGGAGCTGGCCGAGCGGCTGGCCGAGCTGCAGGAGCGGCTGTACGCCTCGGGCCGCACGGGAGGCGAGCGCCGCCTCCTGCTCGTCCTGCAGGGGATGGACACCTCCGGCAAGGGAGGGACGGTCCGGCACGTGCTCGGCCAGGTCGACCCGCAGGGCGTGTCGATCACGGCCTTCGCCCGGCCCACCGAGGAGGAGCTGCACCACGACTTCCTCTGGCGGGTCGAGCGCCGGCTCCCGCCCGCCGGCGCGATCGGCGTGTTCGACCGCTCGCACTACGAGGACGTCGTCGCCGCGCGGGTCCGCGGCTCGGTCCCGCAGAGCACCTGGGGCCCGCGCTTCGACATCATCAACCGCTGGGAGGAGCAGCTCGTCGAGCGCGGGCTCACCCTGCTCAAGGTGTTCCTCCACATCAGCCCGGAGGAGTCGCGCCGCCGCCTGCTCGCGCGGCTCGACACCCCGGAGAAGCATTGGAAGTTCTCGCCGGACGACATCGACGACTGGGGCCGCTGGGACGCCTACACCGAGGCGTACGAGGACGCGCTGCGCCGCTGCGGCACCCGCACGGCGCCGTGGTTCGTCGTGCCCGCCGACCGCAAGTGGTACCGCAACTGGGCCGTCACCGCGCTGCTCGTCGAGCACCTGGACGGCTTGGGGCTCGGGTGGCCGCCGGCGACGTTCGATGTCGCGGCCGAGCGGGCGAGGCTGCTGGCCGCGGGCTGA
- the treZ gene encoding malto-oligosyltrehalose trehalohydrolase — MTTFRVWAPQATTVELDLSGQRSPMTAGDRGWWSLDVPDAGHGTDYGYVVDGEGPTPDPRSLWQPDGVHGPSRVYEHAGFGWTDAGWTGRQLAGSVVYELHIGTFTSEGTFDAAIGRLDELVDLGVDLVEVMPIASFPGRHGWGYDGVHLYAAHEPYGGPHGFKRFVDAAHARGLGVVLDVVYNHLGPSGNYLGRFGPYFTGRHSTPWGDAVNLDDEGSDEVRRFVIENAVSWLRDFHVDGLRLDAVHALVDERATHLLAELADEVDRLSTALRRPLSLIAESDRNDAMFVTPREAGGYGLTAQWDDDVHHALHTLLTGESQGYYADFAEDPNEAIASTLTGAFFHAGTWSSFRGRTHGAPVDPRVPAYRFVAYTQTHDQVGNRATGDRLAATLSDGRLKIAAALVLTGPFTPMLFMGEEYAASTPWQYFTDHQEPELAEAVRQGRRKEFASHGWAEEDVPDPQDAATRDRSVLDWDERAKDPRGLLAWYRALIALRRARPELTDPRLDEVAVELDDEGGLLVVHRGPVRVVVNLAEEAASVVLTEDEQVHVLLESGGVAYDGEALEMPADSVAVVELR; from the coding sequence GTGACGACCTTCCGTGTATGGGCGCCTCAGGCCACGACCGTCGAGCTCGACCTGTCCGGGCAGCGCAGCCCGATGACCGCCGGGGACCGGGGGTGGTGGTCCCTCGACGTGCCGGACGCCGGGCACGGGACCGACTACGGCTACGTCGTGGACGGCGAGGGCCCGACCCCCGACCCGCGCTCGCTGTGGCAGCCGGACGGCGTGCACGGCCCCAGCCGGGTCTACGAGCACGCCGGCTTCGGCTGGACCGACGCGGGCTGGACGGGGCGCCAGCTGGCCGGGTCGGTCGTCTACGAGCTGCACATCGGCACGTTCACCTCCGAGGGGACGTTCGACGCCGCGATCGGCCGGCTGGACGAGCTGGTCGACCTCGGCGTCGACCTGGTCGAGGTGATGCCGATCGCGTCCTTCCCCGGCCGGCACGGGTGGGGCTACGACGGCGTGCACCTGTACGCCGCGCACGAGCCCTACGGCGGCCCGCACGGCTTCAAGCGGTTCGTCGATGCGGCCCACGCCCGCGGCCTGGGCGTCGTGCTCGACGTCGTCTACAACCACCTCGGCCCGAGCGGCAACTACCTCGGCCGCTTCGGCCCCTACTTCACCGGCCGGCACTCCACGCCCTGGGGTGACGCGGTCAACCTCGACGACGAGGGGTCCGACGAGGTCCGCCGGTTCGTCATCGAGAACGCCGTCAGCTGGCTGCGCGACTTCCACGTGGACGGCCTGCGCCTCGACGCCGTCCACGCCCTCGTCGACGAGCGCGCGACGCACCTGCTGGCCGAGCTCGCCGACGAGGTGGACCGGCTGTCCACCGCGCTGCGCCGGCCGCTGTCCCTCATCGCCGAGAGCGACCGCAACGACGCGATGTTCGTGACCCCGCGCGAGGCGGGCGGCTACGGCCTCACCGCCCAGTGGGACGACGACGTGCACCACGCGCTGCACACGCTGCTCACCGGCGAGTCCCAGGGCTACTACGCCGACTTCGCCGAGGACCCGAACGAGGCGATCGCGTCGACCCTCACCGGGGCGTTCTTCCACGCCGGCACCTGGTCCTCCTTCCGCGGCCGCACGCACGGCGCACCGGTCGACCCGCGCGTGCCCGCGTACCGGTTCGTGGCGTACACCCAGACCCACGACCAGGTCGGCAACCGGGCGACCGGCGACCGGCTCGCGGCGACGCTGTCCGACGGCCGGTTGAAGATCGCGGCGGCCCTCGTCCTCACCGGGCCGTTCACCCCGATGCTCTTCATGGGCGAGGAGTACGCCGCCTCGACGCCGTGGCAGTACTTCACCGACCACCAGGAGCCCGAGCTCGCCGAGGCCGTACGCCAGGGCCGGCGCAAGGAGTTCGCCTCCCACGGCTGGGCCGAGGAGGACGTCCCCGACCCCCAGGACGCGGCCACCCGGGACCGGTCCGTGCTCGACTGGGACGAGCGGGCGAAGGACCCGCGCGGGCTGCTGGCCTGGTACCGGGCGCTCATCGCGCTGCGCCGCGCGCGCCCGGAGCTCACCGACCCGCGGCTCGACGAGGTCGCGGTCGAGCTCGACGACGAGGGCGGGCTGCTCGTCGTTCACCGCGGCCCGGTGCGGGTCGTCGTGAACCTCGCCGAGGAGGCGGCGTCGGTCGTGCTCACCGAGGACGAGCAGGTCCACGTCCTGCTCGAGAGCGGCGGGGTCGCGTACGACGGCGAGGCGCTGGAGATGCCGGCGGACTCGGTCGCGGTCGTGGAGCTGCGCTAA
- a CDS encoding class I SAM-dependent methyltransferase — MRRLAWDHNAYYHRLVLRQLPPGPGRVLDVGCGAGSLAAKLAARAGHVDALDRDPGMVAAAARAVPANVTCRRADFLRHEVPASAYDAVVSMSSLHHMPLEPALLRMADALRPGGVLVAVALPRVDLPHELPVELAAAVAQRGLAVAFGLGRAVSGGGWYAPEPGHDAMPMLEPGLTVREVREQARQVLPGAEARRLLFWRYLLRWRKPLGR; from the coding sequence GTGAGGCGTCTGGCATGGGACCACAACGCGTACTACCACCGGCTGGTGCTCCGGCAGCTCCCCCCGGGGCCGGGGCGTGTGCTGGACGTGGGATGCGGCGCGGGGTCCCTCGCCGCGAAGCTCGCAGCCCGCGCCGGCCACGTGGACGCGCTCGACCGGGACCCGGGCATGGTGGCGGCGGCCGCCCGGGCCGTGCCCGCCAACGTGACCTGCCGTCGGGCTGACTTCCTCCGTCACGAGGTGCCGGCCTCGGCCTACGACGCGGTCGTGTCGATGAGCTCCCTGCACCACATGCCGCTCGAGCCGGCGCTGCTGCGCATGGCCGACGCGCTGCGGCCCGGCGGCGTGCTCGTGGCCGTGGCGCTTCCTCGGGTCGACCTGCCGCACGAGCTGCCCGTGGAGCTCGCCGCCGCCGTGGCCCAGCGCGGCCTCGCCGTCGCGTTCGGCCTCGGCCGCGCGGTGTCCGGCGGCGGCTGGTACGCCCCCGAGCCCGGGCACGACGCCATGCCGATGCTCGAGCCGGGCCTGACCGTGCGCGAGGTGCGGGAGCAGGCGCGCCAGGTGCTGCCGGGGGCGGAGGCCCGCCGGCTGCTGTTCTGGCGCTACCTGCTCCGCTGGCGCAAGCCGCTCGGGCGTTAG
- a CDS encoding GlsB/YeaQ/YmgE family stress response membrane protein, translated as MDTSSLLGALGSGILVGLLGRLVAPGGNPIGCLFTILIGVVGAVAGLSIGNAIDAGGIGTFAIQVVVAAVLVSLVSALERSRRNRW; from the coding sequence GTGGACACCTCGAGCCTGCTCGGCGCCCTGGGGTCGGGCATCCTCGTCGGGCTGCTCGGCCGGCTGGTCGCGCCCGGCGGCAACCCCATCGGCTGCCTCTTCACCATCCTCATCGGGGTCGTCGGCGCCGTCGCCGGGCTGTCCATCGGCAACGCGATCGACGCCGGCGGCATCGGCACCTTTGCCATCCAGGTCGTCGTCGCGGCCGTGCTGGTGAGCCTGGTCAGCGCGCTGGAGCGGTCCCGCCGCAACCGCTGGTAG
- a CDS encoding YciI-like protein — protein MLLLEYVLVDDYVERRAPLRQEHLALAAAAVERGELVLGGALSEPADRALLVWDVPDRSVVEAFVQQDPYVSQGLVREWSIRPWTVVVGTALRG, from the coding sequence ATGCTGCTTCTGGAGTACGTCCTGGTCGACGACTACGTCGAGCGCCGCGCCCCGCTCCGGCAGGAGCACCTGGCCCTCGCCGCGGCGGCCGTCGAGCGCGGCGAGCTGGTCCTCGGCGGCGCGCTGAGCGAGCCCGCCGATCGCGCGCTGCTCGTGTGGGACGTCCCGGACCGCTCGGTGGTCGAGGCGTTCGTGCAGCAGGACCCGTACGTCAGCCAGGGGCTCGTGCGGGAGTGGTCGATCAGGCCGTGGACGGTCGTCGTCGGAACCGCGCTTCGCGGATAG
- the zapE gene encoding cell division protein ZapE, whose protein sequence is MPAPAAHPAAGPLRLVEREPRVPADRLVAELVPPPHFDAVRFETYQPDPAQPSQAAAVAELRSFAAALASGPVKRGLFRRAAAPQGRPGIYLDGGFGVGKTHLLASLWHVVPGPKAFGTFVEVTNLVGALGFNATVDALSGHKLLCIDEFELDDPGDTVLVSTLLGRLADAGVRLAATSNTLPDALGEGRFAAQDFLREIQGLSSRFEVVRVDGEDYRHRGLPAAPEPASDEEVERRAAAAPGASLDRFDDLLAHLAKVHPSRYGALLDGVRSVHLLGVVPVPDQSAALRLVALADRMYDRDVPVVTSGAPLDRLFPDELLRGGYRKKYLRAVSRLVALSRMAG, encoded by the coding sequence GTGCCCGCCCCTGCCGCTCACCCTGCCGCGGGCCCGCTGCGGCTCGTCGAGCGCGAGCCGCGCGTCCCGGCCGACCGGCTCGTCGCCGAGCTGGTCCCGCCGCCGCACTTCGACGCGGTCCGGTTCGAGACGTACCAGCCCGACCCGGCCCAGCCCTCGCAGGCCGCGGCCGTCGCCGAGCTGCGGTCGTTCGCTGCCGCGCTGGCCTCGGGGCCGGTCAAGCGGGGCCTGTTCCGGCGGGCCGCTGCGCCGCAGGGACGCCCGGGCATCTACCTCGACGGCGGGTTCGGGGTCGGCAAGACGCACCTGCTGGCTTCGCTGTGGCACGTGGTGCCCGGCCCGAAGGCCTTCGGGACGTTCGTCGAGGTGACCAACCTCGTGGGCGCGCTGGGCTTCAACGCCACGGTGGACGCGCTGTCCGGGCACAAGCTGCTCTGCATCGACGAGTTCGAGCTCGACGACCCGGGGGACACGGTCCTCGTGTCGACCCTGCTGGGGCGCCTGGCCGACGCCGGCGTACGGCTCGCGGCGACGAGCAACACGCTTCCGGACGCCTTGGGCGAAGGACGCTTCGCTGCACAAGACTTCCTGCGTGAGATCCAGGGCCTCTCGTCGCGGTTCGAGGTGGTGCGCGTCGACGGGGAGGACTACCGCCACCGCGGCCTTCCCGCCGCGCCCGAGCCCGCCTCCGACGAGGAGGTCGAGCGGCGGGCGGCGGCGGCGCCGGGAGCTTCTCTGGACCGGTTCGACGACCTGCTGGCGCACCTGGCGAAGGTCCACCCCAGCCGGTACGGCGCCCTGCTCGACGGCGTGCGCAGCGTGCACCTGCTCGGCGTCGTGCCGGTCCCGGACCAGAGCGCGGCGCTGCGGCTCGTCGCGCTCGCGGACCGGATGTACGACCGGGACGTGCCGGTCGTCACCAGCGGGGCCCCGCTGGACCGGCTCTTCCCCGACGAGCTGCTGCGCGGGGGCTACCGCAAGAAGTACCTGCGGGCGGTGAGCCGGCTCGTCGCCCTCTCCCGCATGGCGGGCTGA
- a CDS encoding pyrimidine reductase family protein, whose product MRRVRRLLPLPAQDGLGPDALLAAYACPPGPWVRANMVASLDGAATADGRSGGLSGPADKRVFRVLRALADVVLVGAGTARAEGYAAVQPHETYPEARAAAGRPPTAAIAVVTRRLDLDLSSGLFAGPARTVVLTCAAAGQDRLAAARAVADVAVVGETTVDVPEALSALRARGLDHVLCEGGPSLLRDVAACGRLDELCLTLSPQLRAGGAARVLVGPALEPPPRMVVVSVLEEDGDLFLRFQAAPGASEPGSTGPSVAG is encoded by the coding sequence ATGCGCCGCGTGCGCCGGCTGCTCCCGCTCCCCGCGCAGGACGGGCTGGGCCCGGACGCGCTGCTCGCGGCGTACGCCTGCCCGCCCGGCCCCTGGGTGCGCGCCAACATGGTGGCCTCGCTCGATGGCGCCGCCACGGCCGACGGCCGGTCCGGAGGGCTGTCCGGGCCCGCCGACAAGCGGGTCTTCCGGGTGCTGCGCGCACTGGCCGACGTGGTGCTCGTGGGCGCCGGCACGGCCCGTGCGGAGGGGTACGCGGCGGTGCAGCCGCACGAGACGTACCCCGAGGCCCGGGCTGCGGCAGGGCGGCCGCCGACTGCGGCGATCGCGGTCGTCACCCGCCGGCTCGACCTCGACCTGTCCTCCGGCCTGTTCGCCGGCCCGGCGCGCACCGTCGTCCTGACCTGCGCGGCCGCCGGGCAGGACCGGCTGGCCGCCGCGCGAGCCGTCGCCGACGTCGCCGTCGTCGGCGAGACGACGGTCGACGTCCCGGAGGCGCTGAGCGCCCTGCGCGCCCGTGGCCTGGACCACGTCCTCTGCGAGGGCGGCCCGTCGCTGCTGCGCGACGTGGCGGCGTGCGGCCGTCTGGACGAGCTCTGCCTGACGCTGTCGCCGCAGCTGCGCGCGGGAGGTGCCGCGCGGGTGCTCGTGGGGCCGGCGCTGGAGCCGCCGCCCCGGATGGTGGTCGTCTCCGTGCTGGAGGAGGACGGCGACCTCTTCCTCCGTTTCCAGGCCGCGCCCGGCGCGTCGGAGCCTGGCTCGACGGGGCCATCGGTGGCAGGGTGA